In Desulfoferula mesophila, the genomic window GGCGTTCCAGCTTGATCCAGCAGGCCACCTCTTCGCCCAGCTCGGCATGGGGCACCCCGAACACGGCCGCGGTGTTCACCGCCGGATGGGCGAAGAGCACCTCTTCAATGTCCGCCGGGAACACGGTGGCCCCTCCCTTGCGGATCACCTCCTTGAGCCGCCCCGAGATGCGGATATAGCACTCGGCGTCCATGGTGCCCAAATCGCCGGTGCGCAGCCAGCCGTCCTGGTCCACGGCCTGGGCCGTCTCGGCGGGCAGGTCGAAATAGCCCAGCATCACGTGGCCCTGGGTGCATATCTCCCCCACCTCGCCGGGGGGCAGGGGTTGGCCGTCGGCCAGGTCGGCGATCTTGACCCTCGCCCCCGGCACCGGGCGGCCCACGGTGGAGACCCTGAGCTCCAGGGGATCTTCCGGGCGGCTGGTGGAGATCCAGGAGGAAGCCTCGGTCTGCCCGTAGCCGATGAGGATGTCCCTGACCCCCATGTCCTCCACCACCCGGCGCATAACCTCCATGGGGCACTGGGCCCCGGCCATGATCCCGGTGCGCAGGCCGCCGCCCACCTGCTGGTAGGCCGGTTCGTCCAACATGGCGATGAAAGAGGTGGGCGGGCCGTACAGGGCGGTGCAGTTTTCCTTGACTACCGCATTGAGGGTGGCCCCGGCCTCGGGCAGCCGGGAGGGAATCACCAGGGCCGCGCCCTTGATGATGCCCGCCAGGGCGATACAGATGCAGCCGAACATGTGGCACAGGGGCACCGACACCGCCAGGCGGTCCTCCTGGCTCAGGCGTTGGTGGTCGCCGCCGGCCGCCGAGGTGAGGATCAGGCCCTGGTGGGGGCTCAGCACCCCCTTGGGGCGGCCGGTGGTGCCCGAGGTGTAGAGCAGGGTGGCCGCGTCCTGGGGCCGCACCTCGGCCATGCGCCGGGCCAACTCCCCCGCCGGCGCCTGGTCGCCCAGCTTCAGAGCCTGGCCCCAGGTCAGGGCCCCGGCCGGGGCCGCATCGCCCAAGACGATCACCCGCTTGAGCTCGGGCAGGGCGGTGCAATCCAGGCCCGCCGGGGCGGGGCGGGCCAGCGCGGGGCACAGCTCGCCCAGGGCCTTGAGGTATTCATTGCCCTGGACACCCGGAGCCAGGACCAGGGCGCTGCAGCGGGACTGGGCCAGTTGATAGGCCAACTGCTCCCGGCCGAAGCTGGTGTCCACGCTGGAGAGCACCAAGCCGGCCTTGGCCGCCGCGTACATCACCACCAGCCATTGGGGCTGGTTGGGGGCCCACAGGGCCACCCGCTGGCCCTTGGCCAGGCCCAGGGCCAAAAAGGCGCGGGCCAGCCGGTCGCTGGCCCGGTCGAACTGGGCGTAGGTGAGGCGCTCCCCGCTGGGCAGGTCCACCAGGGCCTCGCGCTCCCCCCAGCGCCCGGCCACCTCCTTGAGCAATCCTCCCAGGGTCAGAGCCCCCTCATAGGCCATGCGCTCCCCCTCCTCGGCGTGGCCGCGCCCGGTCGCCTCAGTCGCGCCACATGGTTTTTATGTCCTTGGCAATCTCCTCGGGGCTCAAGAAGCACACCGTTTCGTCGTGCAGCTTTTCGAAGTAATTGATCTCGTCCACGCCCATGGGCGGTATCTGCACCCGGCTGGCGATGCGCAACATGAAGGGTAGTCCGGCCTCGGGCTTCAACGAGGTGTGCAGGGCCATGTTGTAGGCGTTCACCCCCCGGGCCTCCAGGAAGCGAACCACCCGGCGGATGCCCTTGGCCAGGCCCAGGATCTGGGCCGGGCTGAACTCCATGAGCCCCTTGCCGCTGGGCGACAGGGCCATTAAATCATAAATGGCTCGGGGCGCGAAAGGCGCCAGCCAAATCACCGGCCCCACCTGGCCCACCCAGCGGGTGCGCTCCGCCTTCTCGTGCTCCAGGTAGGCGCTCATCATGTCGCCCCCCTCGCGCTTGGCAAAGGCCTTGGCCCGGCGGATGAGGCGGCTCTGGAAGCGGGTGGGCTCGATGCCGGCCACGATCTGGAAGTGGGGGTGCACCACTCCGCCCCCGGCGGGCATCATGTAGTTCCAGTTCACCGCCGCGTAGCGGGCCTTGGGGGTCACCCGCTTAAAGGAGTCCACGGCCATCAAAAGGCCGTCGGCCAACTGGCGGGCGGTGAACTGGCTGGGCAATACGTGGTGCTCGTTGGTCAGGCGCAGCACCGCGTTGTGGGCCTCGTAGGGGAACATGTTGGGAAAGCCCACCGCCTCGCCCCGGCGCAAGAGCCCCTCGGGCACCTCCTCGGGCAAAAAGCGCGAAACCATGGTTTCCACGTTGCCCGGGCAAAAGGGGCAGGTGCGGTCCTTGTCGCGCTCCAGGTACAGGGAGTGGTCCAGCTTGCCCAGCGAGCGCAGGCGAAAGCTCAGGATGCGGCTGCGGTCGTCGGTGAGGGGGTCGCGGCGGATCTCCACGTCCACCGTGGTGGGCTTCATGTCGTCGGCGGGGTTGAGGTAACCGGTGCGGTGATGGGTGATCTTGAACTTCAGCGGCATGAGGTATCTCCTAGTTGGGGCGGCTCAGCCTCCCAGTTCCCGGCGCACCAGCTCGAGCAGCTGGCTGGGCCGGAAGGGTTTGGCCAGGCGGGGGTATCCAAAGCGAACCAGCTCTTGCATGAGTGAATTTTGAATGGAGTGGGTGCCGAAAAAACCGGAAATGAAGATCACCTTGATTTCCGGGTCCCGTTGGCGCAGGGCGCGAACCATCTCCACTCCGTCCATTATAGGCATTAGAATATCGCTGATTACCAGTTCCGGTCTGAAACTCATATGCAGGCGCAGGCCGGCCAGGCCGTCCGGAGCGGTGGCCACCTGGTGGCCCTCCATTATAAGCAAATCGCCCAAGTTGTCGGCCAGACAGATTTCGTCTTCCACGATCAGCACCCGGGGGCGTCCGGCGCGCGACCGGGCCGAGGTTTGCAGGAAGCTCCCCAACTCCTCGTCGCTGGTGGCGTCCAGGCGCTGTTTCAGGGCGTTGAGGCGGCGCTGGCCCTCTTCGGCGGCTCGGCGGTTTTCTTGGTGCAGGTCCGGGTGATAGACCTTGGAGAGCAGGCGATAGGCGTGGCGGATATAGCGAATCGCCGCCTCCGGGCCCAACTCGGCGGTGATTTGCCGGGCCTTTTCCAGCACCCCCAGATAGCGCAGATCCTGCTCCAGTTGGCTCAAGCCGCGCCCCCCAGCCACAGGTCCAGGATCAAAAACACCAGAAAGGCGATGGACACGAAACCGTTGACCGTGAAAAAGGCCATGGGAATGTTGGCCCGCTTCACCGCCACCAACGCTTGCTCCACCACCAGGGCCAGGGCCACCACCCCGGATCCCAGCAAATAAATGTCGCCCAGGTTGAAAAGCGGGGCCAGGGCGAAGAAGCCCAGGATGGTCAGGGCGTGCATCCCCCGGCTCACCCACAGGGCCCGCTCCAATCCCAGGCGGGCGGGCAGGGAGTGCAGGCATTGGGAGGTGTCGAATTCTATGTCCTGGCAGGCGTAGATGACGTCGAAGCCCACCACCCACAGGGCGGCCGCCCCGGCCAGCACCGCGGCCCGCCAGTCCCAGGCCCCGGTGACCGCGATCCAGGCGCCCAAGGGGGCCAGGGCGGTGGCCAGGCCCAGCCAGAGGTGGCACAGCCAGGTGAAGCGCTTGGTGAAGCTGTAGCCCAAGACCCAGGCCAGGGCCACGGGCGAGAGTCTGAGGCACAGGGGGTTGAGCATGGCCGCGGCCAACACCAGCAACGCACAAGCCAACACCAGCCAGGCCCAGGCCAGGGCCGGGCTCACCCGGCCGGTGACCAGGGGGCGCATGGCGGTGCGGGGGTTGAGGGCGTCGTAGCGGCGGTCGGCGATGCGGTTCATGATCATGGCCGCGCTGCGCGCCGCCACCAGTGCCACCACCACCCAGAAAAAGATGCCCACGGTGAGCGGGTGCTCCCGGGTGGCCAGCAGCAGGGCGCTCAGGGCAAAGGGAAACAAGAAGATGGTGTGGCTGAACTTGACCAGGTCGCCGAAGTCCTTGAGCCGTCCCCCCGGATTCAGGGCCATGGCGCCTACTTCTCCGGGGTGACCAGGCCCCAGGCCTTGAGCCGGGCCAGGGCCGCCCGCTCCACCTCGGGGTCCATCGCGATGCGCTCCGGCCAGGGGCGCTCGAAGCCCTCGCCGGGTAGCTTCTTGGTGCCGTCGATGCCCATCTTGCTGTGCAGACAGGGGAGCTGGGCCGCGTGATCCAGCACGTCGGCCGGTCCCTTGCTGAACAGGATGTCCCGCTGGGGGTCGATGTGGTTTAGGGCCTCCCACCAGGCGCGCTGGGGGTCTTGCACGTCCACGTCGGCGTCCACGATCACCAGGATCTTGGCGAACATCATCTGTCCCTGGCCCCACAGGGCGTTCATCACCTTGTAGGCCTGGCCGGGGTGGTCTTTCTTGATGGACACGAACACCAGGTTGTGGAACACCCCCTCGGCGGGCATGTGGTAGTCCACCACCTCGGGCAGCACCGTCTGCAACAAGGGCAGGAAGATGCGCTCGGTGGCCATGCCCAAGTAATAGTCCTCCATGGGCGGTATTCCCACGATGGTGGTGGGGTAGAGATAGTCCTTGCGATGGGTGACGGCGGTGACGTGCAGCACCGGGTAGTCGTCGGCCAGGGAGTAATAGCCGGTGTGGTCGCCAAAGGGGCCCTCGACCCGCAGGGGCTCGGCCGGGTCCACGTAGCCTTCGATGATCACCTCGGCCTCGGCCGGGACCAACAGCTCGCTGGTGACCGCCTGGACCAGCTCCACCGGCCGGCGCAGCAAAAAGCCGCTGAACATGTACTCGGGCAGGTTTTCGGGTAGGGGGGCGCAGGCCGCGTAGACCGAGGCGGGCGCCCCGCCCAGGGCCACGGCCACCGGCAGCTTCTGCCCCAGCTCCTTGGCCCGGCGATAGTGGGAGGCCCCGCCCTTGTGGCGGTGCCAGTGCATGCCCGTGGTGTGCTCGTCGAACCGCTGCAAGCGGTACATGCCCACGTTGTGTTTGCCGGTGTCCGGGTCGGCGGTGATCACCTGGGGCAGGGTGATGAAGGGCCCGGCGTCCTGGGGCCAGCAGGTGAGGATGGGCAAGAGGTCCAAAGAAGCCTGCTCGCCGCGCAGCACCACCTCCTGGCAAGGGGCGCTCTTCACCTTCTGGGGGGCAAAGGCCTTGAGCTCCTTGAGCTTGGGCAACACGCTGAGTAGCTTGGACCACAGGCCGCCCGAGGGCAGCTCCAGCTCCAACAGCCCCCGCAGGCGACCGGCCACCTCGTCCAGGTGCTCCACCCCCAGGGCCAGGGCCATGCGCTGGGGCGAGCCGAAGAGGTTGATAGCCAGGGGGCAGGAGACGCCCTTGACCTTTTCGAACATCAGGGCCGGGCCGCCGGCCTTCATCACCGCGTCGCTCAGGGCGGTGATCTCCAGGAAGGGGTCCACCTCCTCGGAGACGCGTTTCAGCCAGCCCCGGCTCTCCAGGGCCTTGACGAATTGTCGCATGTTAAGGGGGGCCTGCATGGGCTCGCTCCAATGATGATACTCGTCAATATAGCCCAGGCCGCCGGGGGGCGCAAACCGGTGGGACCAAAAGAGAAAGCTTAGAAGTGCAGGATGGGCCAGCCGCGCTGGGCGGCCCGGCGGCGAAGCTGGAAATCCGGGTTGACCGCGTGGGGGTGGCCCACGGCGTCCAGAAGCTGGTAATCCGAGTGATGGTCGCCATAGGCGTAGGATTCGGCCAGGTTGATGCCGTGGGTGCGGGCCAGCTCGCGCACCAGGCGGGCTTTTTCCGGGCCGTAGGGCCTGAGCCCCTCCAGCTCACCGGACAGGGCCCCGTCCTTGACCTCCAGGCGGGCGGCCAGGGCCATGTCCGCGCCCAACTCGCGCTGGATCTGGGCGGCCAGGGGCTCCAGGCTGCCGGTGAGCAGCACCACCAAGTGGCCCTTGCGGCGGTGGTCGTCCATGCGGCGGCGGCCTTCGCTGCTGATGCGGGGCCGGATTTTGGTCTGGAAGCACTCGGCGGCCAGGCGGGCCAACTCGTCGGGGTCCTTGCCCTGGAGGTGGGCCTTGTTCTGGGCCGCCGAGGAATCGCCGCCCAGGCCGCGGGTGAGGTAGAGGAGAACGTAGCGGGCCAGGTCCGGGGCGCGCAGATAGCCGCGCCGGATCAGAAAAGGCACGAATACCTTTTCCATGGAACTGGGGACCACCAGGGTCCGGTCCACGTCGAAAATGGCGGCGGCTTGCCCGCTCACTGGATGGGCTGCTCCTAGTTTGGCCGGGGGACTTGATCCATGAGGCGGCGAATGTCCGCCAATACCGGCAGGCCCCGGGCAATGCAAAGAATTACCGACAAATATACCAGAGCCGGGGTCAGCCAGAAAAACACTTTCATTTCGGAAACGGCCTCGGGCCCCAGGGCGATCAAAGCCTGGCACAGGGTGAGTCCGCCGAAGGCCAGCCCCTTGGCCAGGCCGTAGAAGCCGCGCATGAAGCGCCCGGCCACCAAAAATTTGCCCAGCGGCGAGTGCATCATGCCAAAGGCGCTGTAGCCCTTGGACAGGGCGTACTCCCGAAGGCCGTCCACCAGGAAGCTGCGGATGATGAACACCAGGCCCACCCACAGGGGCACCGAGCCCAGGCTCACGAACACGAACCACAGCACGTTTTCCACCACCCGGTCCATGGCGATGTCCAGCACGCTGCCCAGGTCGGTGACCTCGTTTTTGAAACGGGCCACGTAGCCGTCCAGCCAGTCCATGAGGTAGAGGGCGGTGATGAGCACCAGGCAGATGAAAGGCGCGACCGCGCCGGGCAGGTGCAGCAGCAGGACGATGAGAATCAGCAGCGGCAGGCGCAACAGGGTGATGAAGTTGGCCGTGGACATTGGTACGGGCATGTGGCTGGCACCTTGGCAAAGGGAAAAATAAGTTGGCCAAGTGTAGGCAGGGAGGCCCGGCATGTCAATGAGGATGGCTCAGGTCGTTCAGCGCTCCAAGGCGTCCAGGATCTGGTCGCCGAAGTAAAAGTTAACCAGACACAAGGCAAGCAGGGTCAGGTTGACGAGGCCGTGGAACAGGGGCAGGCCCTTGCGGGGCTTGGGGTGGCGCTCCAGGACAAGGCCGGTAATGAGCCCCACCCCGGCCAGGATCACCAAGATCAGGCCCAGCCAGCCGTGCACTCCGGTGACCAGCCAGTTTTCCCACAGCCAGCGCACCATGATAGCCCCTCCCAGGCTGCCCAGGATGAGCCCCACCAGGGCCAGCTTGCCGAGCAGGACGTGGCGCGGCCGGGGAAAGGAGGTCTGGCGGCCCAGGTGCAAGGAGGCCAGGCGCTTGAGGCCCAGCCAGGCCACGTAGAGCCCCAGCAGGGTGCAGGTCACCTGCCAGGCCGGATGGAAGATCACGAAGTCGCGGGGGTTCATAACGCCTCTTCAAGGAGTTGATAGTCTCGATTAGTCCCGCGGGACGCGGGGTTGGCCCATGGGGCCCTGAGTTCAGCATGAGCCACCACGGCAAGCCGGGTCAAGCCGGGGGAAAACTTTGGACAATGGTCTCAGGCGTGTACAATAAATTATAGGAATAGCTCCGGCCCGGCGGCCGGAGAGCGGCTTAATCACATGAGGAGTTGAACATGTCCAAGCGTAAGTACAAAGTGCGCGCCGAATGCCCCGCCTGCGCCTGCGGGGACCTCACCTTCCTGAGCCCGGAAAAGCTGCGCGAGAAGTTCATCGGCGACGAAGCGGAGATCGAGATCACCTGCCCCATGTGCGGCCACAAGCACAAGAGCCAGGTGGAGGAAGTGAAAGAGGACTAGGCCCCGCAGGCCGCGCCTTGGCCCCTTGGAAAGCACCGCCAGCAGAGGAAGCGACCGCCCATGGAAAACCGCCTGGCCCAGCAAAAAAGCCCCTATCTTTTGCAGCATGCCCACAATCCCGTGGCCTGGCAGCCCTGGGATCGACAGGCGCTGGAGTTGGCCAAGGCCGAGGACAAACCCATCTTCCTCTCCATAGGCTACGCCACCTGCCACTGGTGCCACGTGATGGCCCACGAGTCCTTCGAGGACCCGGAGGTGGCCGAGTTGCTCAACCGGGAGTACGTGCCCATCAAGGTGGACCGCGAGGAGCGGCCCGACCTGGACGGGGTGTACATGGCCGTGTGCCAGACCCTCACCGGCCGGGGCGGCTGGCCGCTGAGCGTATGGCTCACCCCGGACGGCAAGCCCTTTTACGCGGGCACCTACTTTCCCAAGACCACCCGCCAGGGCATGCCCGGTTTCATCCCGGTGCTGCAGGAATTGGCCCGGCGCTGGAAGAGCCCCGAGCGGGTCAAGATGCTCAGCGCCAGCCAGGAGATCATCAAGGCCCTCAAGGGCGCGGCCCAGGGCCAAGGGGGCAACCTGGGGCTCAAGACGCTGCAACAGGCCCACGAGGGCCTGGCCGGCATCTACGACTCCCGGTTCGGCGGTTTCGGCCAGGCCCCCAAGTTTCCCAGCCCCCATCATTTGACCTTCCTGCTGCGCTGGCATTTGCGCGCCCCCCAGGACCAAGCCCTGGCCATGGTGGAAAAGACCCTCACCGAGATGTGGCGGGGCGGCATGTTCGACCAGGTGGGCGGCGGCTTCCACCGCTACTCGGTGGACGCCCGCTGGCTGGTGCCCCACTTCGAGAAGATGCTCTACGACCAGGCCATGCTCACCATGGCCTATGTGGAGACCCATCAGCTCACCGGCGAGGCCGAGCACGCCCGGGCGGCCCGCGAGGTCCTGGACTACGTGCTCCGGGACATGACCGCGCCCGAGGGCGGTTTCTACTCGGCCGAGGACGCCGACTCCGAGGGCGAGGAGGGCCTGTTCTACGTGTGGACCCCGGCCCAGGTACGCGAGGTGTTGGGGCCGGAGTTGGGCGAGCGCTTCTGTAGGGTCTACAACATCAGCGAGGCGGGCAACTTCGAGCACGGCCGCTCCATCGCCCACCTCGCCCTGGGCTGGGACGAGCTGGCCCAGGCCGAGGGCGTGGCGGTCGAGGCCCTGCGCCAGGAGATGGCCGAGGCCCGGGCCAAGCTCTTTGCGGCCCGCGAAAAGCGGGTGCACCCCCTCAAGGATGACAAGGTCATCACCTCCTGGAACGGCCTGATGATCGCCGCCCTGGCCCAGGCCGGGGCCGCCCTGGGCGAGAGCGCCTATCTGGAGGCCGCGCGGCGCGCCGCCGCCTTTGTGGAGCAATACCTGGTGGGCACCGACGGCCGCCTGGCCCGCCGCTGGCGCCAGGGGCACCTCACCGGGCCGGGCTATCTGGATGACTACGCTTTATACATCTGGGGGCTCCTGGAGCTGCACCAGGCCGGGCAAGACCCGCGCCATCTGGAGCGGGCCCTGGAGCTTACCGAGTTGGCGGGCCGCCTGTTCTGGGACGACGAGGGCGGCGGCTATTTCTACACCCCGGCCGACGGGGAGGCCCTGATCTTTAGGGACAAGGAGATCTACGACGGGGCCTTGCCCTCGGGCAACTCGGTCATGGCGGGCAACCTGTTGCGCCTGGGGCGCCTGGTGGCCCGCCCGGAGTTGGAAGACCGGGCCGAGGATTTGCTTAACGCCTTCGCCGGCACGGTGGAGCGCATGCCCATGGGCTACACCCAGCTCATGAACGCCCTGGATTTCGCCCAAGGCCACACCCAGGAGGTGGTGGTGGTGGGCCGGGCCGGGGAGCCGGACACCAAGGCCATGCTCGAGAAGTTCCACACCAGCTTCGGACCCCGGCGGGTGATCCTGTTCCGGCCGGTGGGCCAGGACGAGCCCCTGGTGGAGTCCCTGGCCCCCTATAGCGCGGCCATGGAGATGGTGGGCGGAGCGGCCACGGCCTATGTCTGCGCCAACTACGCCTGCCTGGCCCCGGTGAACGACCCGGCCGATCTGGAGTTGTGAGAGCCGGGAGGCAGGGTAGCGCCAGGGTAGCCAGCCTGCGATAAAGCTGCATAGCGGCCGCACGCGGAGGATGAAGAGTCAGGAAGAGGTAATAGGCTAAGCGCCGGTTTCCGCCGGGCGTCGCGTTTTTCCT contains:
- a CDS encoding AMP-binding protein, encoding MAYEGALTLGGLLKEVAGRWGEREALVDLPSGERLTYAQFDRASDRLARAFLALGLAKGQRVALWAPNQPQWLVVMYAAAKAGLVLSSVDTSFGREQLAYQLAQSRCSALVLAPGVQGNEYLKALGELCPALARPAPAGLDCTALPELKRVIVLGDAAPAGALTWGQALKLGDQAPAGELARRMAEVRPQDAATLLYTSGTTGRPKGVLSPHQGLILTSAAGGDHQRLSQEDRLAVSVPLCHMFGCICIALAGIIKGAALVIPSRLPEAGATLNAVVKENCTALYGPPTSFIAMLDEPAYQQVGGGLRTGIMAGAQCPMEVMRRVVEDMGVRDILIGYGQTEASSWISTSRPEDPLELRVSTVGRPVPGARVKIADLADGQPLPPGEVGEICTQGHVMLGYFDLPAETAQAVDQDGWLRTGDLGTMDAECYIRISGRLKEVIRKGGATVFPADIEEVLFAHPAVNTAAVFGVPHAELGEEVACWIKLERHATATEGEIMDYLAERLSQSHLPAWLRFVEEFPTTPLGKIQKFRMREIMLAQLASEED
- a CDS encoding CDP-alcohol phosphatidyltransferase family protein, encoding MPVPMSTANFITLLRLPLLILIVLLLHLPGAVAPFICLVLITALYLMDWLDGYVARFKNEVTDLGSVLDIAMDRVVENVLWFVFVSLGSVPLWVGLVFIIRSFLVDGLREYALSKGYSAFGMMHSPLGKFLVAGRFMRGFYGLAKGLAFGGLTLCQALIALGPEAVSEMKVFFWLTPALVYLSVILCIARGLPVLADIRRLMDQVPRPN
- a CDS encoding thioredoxin domain-containing protein; translation: MENRLAQQKSPYLLQHAHNPVAWQPWDRQALELAKAEDKPIFLSIGYATCHWCHVMAHESFEDPEVAELLNREYVPIKVDREERPDLDGVYMAVCQTLTGRGGWPLSVWLTPDGKPFYAGTYFPKTTRQGMPGFIPVLQELARRWKSPERVKMLSASQEIIKALKGAAQGQGGNLGLKTLQQAHEGLAGIYDSRFGGFGQAPKFPSPHHLTFLLRWHLRAPQDQALAMVEKTLTEMWRGGMFDQVGGGFHRYSVDARWLVPHFEKMLYDQAMLTMAYVETHQLTGEAEHARAAREVLDYVLRDMTAPEGGFYSAEDADSEGEEGLFYVWTPAQVREVLGPELGERFCRVYNISEAGNFEHGRSIAHLALGWDELAQAEGVAVEALRQEMAEARAKLFAAREKRVHPLKDDKVITSWNGLMIAALAQAGAALGESAYLEAARRAAAFVEQYLVGTDGRLARRWRQGHLTGPGYLDDYALYIWGLLELHQAGQDPRHLERALELTELAGRLFWDDEGGGYFYTPADGEALIFRDKEIYDGALPSGNSVMAGNLLRLGRLVARPELEDRAEDLLNAFAGTVERMPMGYTQLMNALDFAQGHTQEVVVVGRAGEPDTKAMLEKFHTSFGPRRVILFRPVGQDEPLVESLAPYSAAMEMVGGAATAYVCANYACLAPVNDPADLEL
- a CDS encoding HAD family hydrolase produces the protein MSGQAAAIFDVDRTLVVPSSMEKVFVPFLIRRGYLRAPDLARYVLLYLTRGLGGDSSAAQNKAHLQGKDPDELARLAAECFQTKIRPRISSEGRRRMDDHRRKGHLVVLLTGSLEPLAAQIQRELGADMALAARLEVKDGALSGELEGLRPYGPEKARLVRELARTHGINLAESYAYGDHHSDYQLLDAVGHPHAVNPDFQLRRRAAQRGWPILHF
- a CDS encoding response regulator codes for the protein MSQLEQDLRYLGVLEKARQITAELGPEAAIRYIRHAYRLLSKVYHPDLHQENRRAAEEGQRRLNALKQRLDATSDEELGSFLQTSARSRAGRPRVLIVEDEICLADNLGDLLIMEGHQVATAPDGLAGLRLHMSFRPELVISDILMPIMDGVEMVRALRQRDPEIKVIFISGFFGTHSIQNSLMQELVRFGYPRLAKPFRPSQLLELVRRELGG
- a CDS encoding menaquinone biosynthesis decarboxylase, with product MQAPLNMRQFVKALESRGWLKRVSEEVDPFLEITALSDAVMKAGGPALMFEKVKGVSCPLAINLFGSPQRMALALGVEHLDEVAGRLRGLLELELPSGGLWSKLLSVLPKLKELKAFAPQKVKSAPCQEVVLRGEQASLDLLPILTCWPQDAGPFITLPQVITADPDTGKHNVGMYRLQRFDEHTTGMHWHRHKGGASHYRRAKELGQKLPVAVALGGAPASVYAACAPLPENLPEYMFSGFLLRRPVELVQAVTSELLVPAEAEVIIEGYVDPAEPLRVEGPFGDHTGYYSLADDYPVLHVTAVTHRKDYLYPTTIVGIPPMEDYYLGMATERIFLPLLQTVLPEVVDYHMPAEGVFHNLVFVSIKKDHPGQAYKVMNALWGQGQMMFAKILVIVDADVDVQDPQRAWWEALNHIDPQRDILFSKGPADVLDHAAQLPCLHSKMGIDGTKKLPGEGFERPWPERIAMDPEVERAALARLKAWGLVTPEK
- a CDS encoding 4-hydroxybenzoate octaprenyltransferase; its protein translation is MALNPGGRLKDFGDLVKFSHTIFLFPFALSALLLATREHPLTVGIFFWVVVALVAARSAAMIMNRIADRRYDALNPRTAMRPLVTGRVSPALAWAWLVLACALLVLAAAMLNPLCLRLSPVALAWVLGYSFTKRFTWLCHLWLGLATALAPLGAWIAVTGAWDWRAAVLAGAAALWVVGFDVIYACQDIEFDTSQCLHSLPARLGLERALWVSRGMHALTILGFFALAPLFNLGDIYLLGSGVVALALVVEQALVAVKRANIPMAFFTVNGFVSIAFLVFLILDLWLGGAA